The segment agcttAAATACTGCCGGTTTATATAATAACCTCCTTTATTCTTTTGAATGTGGTCTGGTCCTCGGACTCCCAGCTGCGGGTTGCCAGGCCTGGGGTTGGTCTGGGAGTCTGAACAAAGGGACTGCACAGTGTGAGTTGGCAGCCAGCTCCCAGAACAGGTTCCTTCTTTCTTGTGGGACTcacgccccctcccccgccgcaTTCTTGTCCGAACCCAGTAAACTGTGAGAGAAAGAGACCACTGGTCATTTTATTCCTGGAAGTTTGggttcttttgtttgttgtttaactttatattggagtatcagatcaaatcagatcagtcgctcagtcgtttccgactctttgcgaccccatagccgaTTAATAATGTTTGATAGTTTCAGTtgcacagcaaagagactcagccatacatatccatgtatccattctctcccagacTCGACTCtatcagagttccctgtgctgtacagtaggtcctggttGGTTATCCACTTACCTGgaagtttatttgtattttttaaaatatttatttatttggttgtgccaggtctcagttgtggcctatgggatctagttccccgacctgggatcaagcctgggccccctgccttgggagcttagagtcttaaccctggaccacctgggaagtcctggaaGTTTACTTTTGTCCAGAAGCACCTCACTGTCCTGGCAGGCTCATTCCATGGCCAAGTTAGTCTCCCCAAGTTCACACAGGAGAGGAGCGTCGCTTGGGTGGGCGTCTCACCTCCCTGTGGTTCAGAGTCCGGTGGTCACCAGCTACCCTGATGCTGAGGGTGCTGAGCATCTCAGCGACCCGCGCTCCCTCCCTTTATCGACAGTGAACTCCAAGGCTGAAGTCAGGTTCCACCTGGCGAGCGCCGACTGGATCGCAGAGCCCGTGCGGCAGAAGATGGCTCTCAAGGTAAACCACCAGCCCCTGCTCTCCCCATAACCCCTAAGTCACTTCAAAAACTCTTCTTTGCAGAATTCTGGTTTTGCCTTTGTCCTCCGCAGCACAAAAATAAGATCAACAGGGCGGGAGAGCTGATCCTCACGTCTGAATGCAGCCGCTATCAGTTCCGAAACCTGGCAGATTGCCTCCAGAAGATTCGAGACATGATTGCCgaggccagccagccagccacggAGCCGTCCAAAGAAGATGCTGCACTTCAGAAACTCAGGTCCTTCAGAACATGCCCCCAGCTTCTGTAAACAGATTCATGTGGGTGAGGGGGCCACACAGGGAAGAAAGGAGGCGGGAGAGGCCTAAGACTGGCCAGCGGGCAGACAGACCTCAAGTGGAGGCCCCGGCCTGGCACCTGCTGCTTTGGTGCCAGGTCCTCTCGCCACCTTGAGAAGCTCTGATTGGGCATCTGGGCGTAACcatgttcttctttgttttcaggATAGAAAACATGAATCGCGAAAGACTCCGAAAAAAGAGAATAAACTCTGCCATCAAGACGAGCAGGAGGGTCGATGTGGACTGAAAGCACCCCCTCGAGCCAGCAGAGGCCCTCTCCAGGGCACCCAGTCGGCTTGGACACCAGGAGACGGGTGTCTGTTCATGTCAGTGCTCGTCTCTTACATCGGAACCGTCGCAAGAAGGTCCATCAGGAGTGAGGGTTGTAGGCCCTGGTCGCAAGGTCTTTAGAGGCGATCACATGTTGTCACACCTTCGTTATCCATATACTGTATTAGTTGCAATAAAATTCTAAACTCAGCGGGCTTCCCCTTCTCATTCAGAATGTGTCAGGACAGAATTCCTACCTTTTCTCTCAGTTGAAATCTGCCTGATAATTATTGACCAGCACTGACTGTACAGTCCAGAGGGGTGAATTGTGGGGTCAGCCCTCAGGAACACAAGGGCAGAAGGGCTGAGCCAGGTGGGTGGGCATCAGAGCTGGGCCTGGAGACGGGTGTGGAATGTTGATCAGGAGAGAGCCAGGAGGACATGCCAGGTGAAGGGAACGGTGTGAATAAAGGAGACCAGAGAGCAGGCTGGGTTGGCGGAGCTGAGAAGGAATCCATCGAATGGGGATCTGTGTGGGACCTTTTGGAGGTGAGTCTGGAGAGGGAGATAAGTTCACGGTGAAGAGTCTGGAGTTGAAGTAGAGAAGTTTAGGTTCTAAGACACGAGGATACTAGGGAGCCACTGAGGGCCTTGAGTGGGAAGGAGTGTCGTGTGTTAGGTGCTACTGCAGGCTGTGGGGTTTTGGAGATAGGAAAAAAATGAGTTGGGGGACTTTGCTGGGGGTCCAacagttaagactctgagcttctactgtagaggggtgtgggtttgattccctagtcagggaactaaggtaggtcacctggtaaagaatccgcccacaatgcgggagacctgggttcgatccctgggttgggaagatcccctaaagaagggaaaggctacccactccagtattctggcctggagaattccatggattatattccatggactggagaattccatggggtcgcaaagagtcagacacacgactgagcgacttgcacttcagggaactaagatcccacgcgTCATGTGAtatggccaaaattttttttaaaaagagttgggACTGGAAAGAGGTTCTTGAGATCCTATTGTATGGGAAAGCACCTGGTTCAGTACACCAACTGCAGATTACTCAGacttgtatggattctcaagacGTTCTCTGTTATTTTGATCTAGTTTATTCCTTTGACAGTTGACTGCACTGTGATGCTCTATATGCAAGATCGAGAACTGTAGTAATATGTACACTTCATGTGAACCTCATCATTCATGTGACTGTAAACGGGGGGAGTCAGTGATAAATGACTTATGAAATTGCAACGTGGAGAACGGGGTTAAGAGACGCGGAGCCCAGTAGGGAGCTGAGGCTCATATATGAGGAAGTGCAACATTCTTTggttcattaattcaacaaacactGAATACCAGGCACCGGGTAAGGTCCTGAGGAATCAACAGTGAACAAATGTCCTTTCTCCCAGAGAACTCACGTTCAATCAGAATGATAAAAGCTGAGAAGCAAAATGGATTCTTGTTAGGGTAACATGACCTAAAACATAACACAAGGAAGGTCTAAATAATTTGGGGGAGTAACTGGTTCCAGCGGGAGGGTCAGTGAAGATGTACTTGAGGTGCTTCAGATGGGCCTGATGGAGGGGAAGGGCTGGCCATGTGAGCACAGGAAGAAGCTTATCACCTGGAGACTCCAGTGGTGGCCGAGGGCCCTGCCTGCAGTGGGGACAGTGAACCATCACATGGAGAGAATGGGCCGTGAAGCCAGCTGCCCCGGGGTCAGCTCCTGACGAGCACCACTCCCAGCTGTGAGGCCTCCGGGAAACtactcagcctctctgaaccttagcttttattgctgttcagtgcagaagtaggaagtcaagaaatacctggagtaacaggcacatttggccttggagtaccgaatgaagcagggcaaaggcctatcgagttttgccaagagaatgcactggtcatagcaaacaccctcttccaacaacacaagagaagactctacacatggacatcaccagatggtcaacactgaaatcagactgattatattctttgcagccaaagatggagaagctctatacagtcagcaaaaacaagaccaggagctgactcagATCATGacccccttattgccaaattcagacttaaattgaaggaagtagggaaaaccactagaccattcatgtatgacctaaatcaaatcctttacgattatacagtggaagtgagaaatagattcaagggattagagttGATACAGTGCCTGAAGTACTATGGACggggaagttcgtgacattgtacaggagacagggatcaagaccatccccaagaaaaagaaacacagaaaggcaaaatggctgtctgaggaggccttacaaatagctgagaaaagaagagaagtgaaaggcaaaggagaaaaggaaagataaacccatttgaatgtcaagttccaaagaatagcaaggagataagaaagccttcctcagtgatcagtgcaaagaaatatagaaaaacaatagaatgggaaagactagagacctcttcaagaaaataaaagataccaagggaacattcatgcaaagatgggcacaataaaggacagaaatggtatggacctaacagaagcagaagatattaagaaaacgtggcaagaatacacagaagaactatacaaaaaagatcttcatgacccagataaccacgatggtgtgatcactgacctagagccagacatcctggaatgtgaagtcaagtgggccttaggaagcatcactacgaacaaagctagaggaggtgatgaaattccagctgagctatttcaaatcctaaaagatgatgctgtgaaagtgctgcactcaatatgccagcaaatttggaaaactcagcagtggccatgggactagaaaaggtcagttttcattccaatcccaaagaaaggcaatgccaaagaatgctcaaactagtgcacaattgcactcatctcacacactagtaaagtaatgctcaaaattctccaagccaggcttcaacagtatgtgaaccgtgaacttccagatgtccaagccggatttagaaaaggcagaggaaccagagatcaaattgccaacatccgctggatcatcgaaaaagcaagagagttccagaaaaacatctacttctgctttattgactatatcaaagcctttgtgtggatcacaacaaaatgtggaacattctgaaagagatgggaataccagaccacctgacctgcctcttgagaaatatgtatgcaggtcaggaagcaacagttggaactggacatggaacagcagactggtaccaaataaggaaaggagtatgtcaaggctgtatattgtcaccctgcttatttaaattacacacagagtacatcatgagaaatgctgggctggaggaagcacaagctggaatcaagattgctgggagaaatatcaataacctcagatatgcagatgacaccacccttatggcagaaagtgaagaactaaagagccttttgatgaaagtgaaagaggagagtgaaaaagctggcttaaagctcaacattcagaaaactaagatcatggcatctggtcccatcacttcatggcaaatcgatggggaaacagtggaaatggtgacagactttttccgggggggggcggggggcgcggtgcaaaatcactgcagatggtgactgcagccatgaaattaaaagatgcttgctccttggaaggaaagctataaccaacctagacagcatattgaaaagcagagacattactttgccaacaaagatccatctagtcaaagctatggtttttccagtagtcatgtatggatgtgagagttggactataaagaaagctgagcaccaaagaactgatgcttttgaactgtagtgttggagaagacttttgagagtcccttggactgcaaggagatccaaccagtccattctaaaggaaatcagtcctgaatgttcattggaaggactgatgctgaagctgaaactccaatactttggccacctgatgcaaagagttgactcatttgaaaagaccctgatgctgggaaagattgaaggcaggaggagaaggggatgacagaggatgagatggttggatggcatcactgactcaatggacatgaatttgagtaaacgccaggagttggtgatggacagggaggcctggtgtgctgcagtccatggagttccaaagagtcagacacgactgagcaactgaactgaactgaactgagtggctaagtcatgtgcaaatctttgtgatcccacggccCCTCTACAAACTAGGGATGTTAGTGCCGACCTCTAGTAGGGTGGCAGGGTGGTAGTCATTAGTGGCACTGAGCCTGTACCCAGGGAACTTTAGCCATGATTAATAGCCCAGTTTGGCTGGAACCCAGGGGGTGAGGCGCTGTGGAAGACACGTCTGCCACCTTGAGTGGGAGCCAGGTCTAGAAAAACCTTCAATGTGACACCTAAGATGTTTGGCCTCTACCCCTATAGAGGCTGTCAGGGGAAGATTAATCTGACTGGGATTGGATGAGAAAAAAAGACTGCAGGGAAGTGGGCACAACTCAGTGGACAGATCCAGTGAGCAGTTAGGGACCCATCCTGGAACCGGGCCAGTGGCAGCAGTGATGGAAAGAAACCCGCGGATGCAAGAGGGTTCGGAGGACAGAAAGTTGACTGATTGGAGTGAGAGCTGGTGTGTGACAAGGGGGTGGTGCTCTGAGACAGGAAAGTCACCAAGGGAGCAGGCTTGGGAGGCTGGTTGGATGATGGGTATGGTTTTGCCTGGGAGGAGCCGCTTTGTGGGGCCTGAGGAGGAATGCCAACATGGTGATGCCCAGGACAGGGAGTGAAGCGGGAGCTGGGGAGTGAGGTCGAAGCAGGGATGCAGGACAGAAGGGAACAAGCAGTGTCTTGGGGATGTGGAGGAGCAAAGCAGGGAGATGCTTGGTAAGATGACAGCGGCGGGAAACCAGAGCGAGCATCCTCACGGTTTGAATCTGGACCTGGGGGCTGGGCCTGTGAGGCTCTCAGAAGACATTGGTGGCTCGTGACGGGGCTTGCGAAAGCATTTAAAATAcagaggaggggaaagagaggtgaagaaaaacaaaactaggcCAGGGGACACTAGAGAGTGGAGAACAGGGGTAGGACCCGtcatcaaaaacaacaacagagcctgttacacagtgaagtaagtaaaAAAACCAAATgttgtatactaacgcatatatatgaaatctagaaaaatggtactgaagaacccatttgcaggtcaggaatagaaacacagatgtaaaaacagacttgtggacacagagcaggaaggagagggtgggacgaattgagagtagcgttgaaacatacacattaccattcATAAAATCGATAGCCAGTGGGGAGTTgttgtgtaacacagggagctcaaccaggtgccctgtgacaacctagaggagtgggatggggtagagggcaggagggaggttccagaaggaggggatatatgtatacctatggctgattcatgtccatgtatggcagaaaccaacacaacattgtaaagcaattatcctccaataaaacagcaacaacaaaaagatgagGGCAAAAGAATGAACATGGGTGGACCTCACAGACACAGTGATGAGCCACAGAGGTCAGACTGTAAGAGTATGATTCCGTTTATACAAAGCTCAAGTCAGGCAAAACTGCCTTATGGCGTTGAGAGTCAGGAAAGTATTTCCCCcggggcagtggggaggaggcagaaggGAGCCTTCAGGGGAACTGGCAAAGTTCTGTATCTCCTGCAGCCATGACCTTGAGATGTGTACACCTTACTGCATGGATGTTACACCTCAACAAGCAGAGCAATTAGTTAACTGAAAGGAGGACAGGCTTAAGGAAGGAGACTGGAGCCAGGTGGGGTACATTCCTCTTTCTTGTTGGCATTATGGGTTTGAGCAGATTCTGTaagtgggagagagaaagaaaaaagaacgtCTCCAAGTTCCTGAGAGCTAAGATCTCAACGCAAGCACAGGCGGGGAGTAGACACTGACTGCCCTGGGCTGACTCTCCTTCCCTTACATTTTTCCAATAGGTATGGATTTTAGTAGTGGGTTTTCAACAtgtgtaacattttaaaatgtgcttttctGTATTTGTATTCCCTTTTGTATAACAGTCCTAAAGAAACAAGATATTAAAGTGTCTAGTTGGGTGATCCATTTCTTTTCGCTCTATTCTGTAATTGCGTACGTATACATTTCTACTATCAAGACTGGAAGGATGTGTTCCTTCCGGTTGTACATTGGGGAGAGTGTTACTGTTTGTTTCAGGACTCGTGCTTGAGACGAGTTTGCTCTCGTTCACTTCCTACACTTAGCTATGACGGTAAAATTTGGAAATGCCTACAAACCTCAGCTTTCGCCCGCCATCCATAGTCTTAGGTGTCCAGAATCAGCGCCGGCCTCCCAGCACCCGTGTGCTTGCCGGTGCGGCTAACGGGGGCGGCAGTTCACTTCCCACCATGTTTCTTCCTCGCGGGTTTCCGTGAGCATCCAAGGTCTCGCTTTGGCGCGGCCCGGGCACCGCATCCCGGGGCGTTTGCCTCGCTAAGCTGTGCTTTGTAAGGCCCGGGATCGGACCGCCTACTAGAGGCAGAGATGTCGCAAAATCGAGCCGCAGGCCCCAGTGGCCTAATGGATAAGGCACTGGCCTCCTAAGCCAGGGATTGTGGGTTCGAGTCCCACCTGGGGTAAAGCACCTTTTTGGTCCTTGCACTCTAGAATCCGTGTGCCAATAGTTCCGCCGCTCGAAAGACTCCGAACACACTGGGCTCCGGTCCGCGGATGGAAAACCGGCTAGATCCCAAAGCAGGGACCTGGAGGCCACTGACTTTTGGACAGCGAACAGGCCGAGCGGACAAGGCGGGAGGAAGGATGCGAGGTCACCAGGGCGGGAAGAGGGGGTGAGGGACACTGAGTCCCGGGCCGGGACGCGCCGACTGTTTGATTGCAAACGAGGTCCGGGTCAGCTGCACAGCAGAAGGCGAGCTGAGAGCACGCGGGTGGGGCGCCCCTGAGTCCCCAGATCCCTAGGCTGCAACCTCGGAGGCTCGTGCTCTGCGGTCGCAAAAGCTAACGTGGGGCCAAAGCGCTCCCGCCCCGACGCCACCCCAGGTGGGACTCGAACCCACAATCCCTGGCTTAGGAGGCCAGTGCCTTATCCATTAGGCCACTGGGGCGCGACGGCCACGACCGACCACGTGGTCCGTAGTAACGCGCACAGGCGCGCGCACAGGCCTCAATCGGCCCTACGACGACGCCGGCCGGACCGCGGACCCCGAGGACCAGGTCCGGGCCCGAGAGGCCTACAGAACAAGCGGGGGGCGCGGCCGCGGGGCCACGCGAAAAGTTAAAACTTCACGGTGAGGCGAAACTGAGGACGATGCCGGACGGCAAGGGGCGCGGAAAGTGAACGCCTGAAGGAAGCAGAACCAGGTGGATGAAATCATGAAGAAAGCGGGTTCGCATTTTGAACTCGGGAGGAGCTGCTCGTCCAAAACGAAGCCGACCACGAAGGGACTCGAACCCTCAATCTTCTGATCCGAAGTCAGACGCCTTATCCGTTAGGCCACGCGGTCCCAGGGCCCACTGATTCGTGGGAAGATAGTTGAGCGCACCTTCCTGGAGGCGGCGTTGGCCCGAGGGAGAAAACCGTGGGCTTTTGGCCCCAGGGCACGTCCTCGGGGCTGCAGAGCAACAGACACTCTGCGCCAGCGCCGGGGCGGCCGCAGGTGGCTCCCACTTAGCGAGGAGGCAGCGTGCCCCAAGAAGTAGTGTGTCTGACTTCGGATTAAGCGTTTGAGCCCCTTCGTGGTCGAAACGCTTTAATCCTGAGAAGAGGGCGACACTCTTGCGCCGCAACCAAACCCAGCCATTGCCCTTGTTTCAGGCGCGGAGACAGCGCGGGACTCTCTCCTCGCAGCTACTTCCATCACCTGGGGCTCGTGTCCAGTTGGGCTTTGCACCGGGGAATTTCCGGGTTGACGTCACTACGCCGGCCTGCGGCGTCATAGTTCAAGAGACATGTGATCGGGCGCCGTTTTCGTGAAGCCCCAGTGGCCTAATGGATAAGGCACTGGCCTCCTAAGCCAGGGATTGTGGGTTCGAGTCccatctggggtgggggtggataaACCACCGGATGCTTTCCTTTACATCCCTTCACGACCCCCAGACGGCaagtttttctccttccttctgagACCGTTTTCGTGTTTGTGGATTCCACTTTGCCGTTTCATTTTGATCGAGCCTGACTCTCCTTTGAAAGGTAGACTGATATGAGGGCAAATGGTTCCCCATTTCGTGTTGCCTCTCTGGGTTGACGTCTAAACAGTCACGTGGCGAACGGGCTCGGCCAGCTACGAATCCCTGTGCAAAAGAAGCGAGCTTGTTCAGTGCGAGTCCATCTTTGTGAAGTTAAAAGCAGACCACGCAGTAGCGCCCCTCGTTCCTCCCTGCCCCCCGGAGCCCCcagctggagacaggcaggcggGGTCGGGGTGGGCGCTGACCAGCTCCGTGCCCTTCGTTTGAGAGCGCGCCTGCCAGTGCCCTGTGCTGCGGCGAGAAGGGGCGCAAGGAAGCTTGTGTGTGCGCGCTCCTTGGACAGTGGGGGCGACAACGGCCAGTCGCTTGTGTGCACCCAGATCCCACGGTAAAAGATGACCCTGCTCGCATTGGGTGATCGCAGCGCTGTTTAAAAAGGGATTAACAGATAAACAAGGTCTTCCtgcttagcacagggaactagattcaatatcctatgataaatcataatggaaaagaatatgaaaaaggattGTGCTGGCACTCAACAGAGTATTCTAGAGTCCTCTGCCTCTTTCTAAGCTTCTAGGATTACCAGCTGGAATAGCAAGTGTCTGATAGTAAGGGTGGTGTGAGAGGGGCAGGTAGCAACTTGCTATGGCCACAACCAGGGGAGGAGAACAAAGTACCCAGAGGACCCTGGAGTAAGCAAATTGCATTTGATCTCGTGGGCAGAGGGTTTTAAGCAGAGGAATAAGATAACtatatttgcattttgaaaagatCCCCTTGGCAGCACCTTAAAGAATGAATTAaagacaacactgtaaatcaactatgctatgctatgctaagtcacttcagtcgtgtccgactctgtgcgaccccatagaccgcagcccaccaggctcccccgtccctgggattctccaggcaagaacactggagtgggttgccatttccttctccagtgcgtgaaagtgaaaagtgaaagtgaactcgctcagtcgtgtccgactcttagcgaccccaatggattgcagcctaacaggctcctccatccatgggattttccaagcaagagtactggagtggggtgccattgccttctccggtaaatcaatatatatatatatattaagaaggAATTAGAGGCAGGTGAGAGTACAGGCAGGGAGACCTCTTAGGGAGAGACTGTGGTTCAGGGAAGAAATGACCAAACCATGAATGGAGGCTCTAGCAGGTCCACGAAGGATCTTTGCCTGAATAAACTACAGTTGACCCTGGATCAATTTAGGGATTAGGGCTGCCGACCCTCCTCAGTCAAATAATCTTGAGTAACTTTACACTCTGCTCTCTGCACCTGCAGGTTCAACTGACCTCAGATGatgtagtactgtagtatgtacttaaaaaaaaaaaaaaaaaaccacatataaATGGTCCCAATCAGTTCCAACTTGTGTAAGGGTCACTGTACTTCATTAGGGATTACAAAATAGCAATTTTCCCAATGTTACTTTTCTTTCCACATTTATTAACTGGAATACTTTGTAAAGGACTTTTGTCATTAACTA is part of the Bubalus kerabau isolate K-KA32 ecotype Philippines breed swamp buffalo chromosome 4, PCC_UOA_SB_1v2, whole genome shotgun sequence genome and harbors:
- the MRPL58 gene encoding large ribosomal subunit protein mL62 isoform X2, whose product is MAAARCLRWGLSRAEAWLLPPPTRCCHRALHRQVEGTEFRSAYSLDKLYPESRGADTAWRVPGDAKQGNDDIPVVNSKAEVRFHLASADWIAEPVRQKMALKHKNKINRAGELILTSECSRYQFRNLADCLQKIRDMIAEASQPATEPSKEDAALQKLRIENMNRERLRKKRINSAIKTSRRVDVD
- the MRPL58 gene encoding large ribosomal subunit protein mL62 isoform X1; translation: MAAARCLRWGLSRAEAWLLPPPTRCCHRALHRQVEGTEFRSAYSLDKLYPESRGADTAWRVPGDAKQGNDDIPVDRLTISYCRSSGPGGQNVNKVNSKAEVRFHLASADWIAEPVRQKMALKHKNKINRAGELILTSECSRYQFRNLADCLQKIRDMIAEASQPATEPSKEDAALQKLRIENMNRERLRKKRINSAIKTSRRVDVD